One genomic segment of Rhizobium viscosum includes these proteins:
- the rpsU gene encoding 30S ribosomal protein S21 gives MQVLVRDNNVDQALRALKKKMQREGIFREMKMRDYYEKPSQKRAREKAEAVRRVRKLARKRAQREGLVAR, from the coding sequence GTGCAGGTACTTGTCCGCGATAACAATGTTGACCAGGCTCTCCGCGCTCTCAAGAAGAAGATGCAGCGCGAAGGCATTTTCCGCGAAATGAAGATGCGCGACTACTACGAAAAGCCGTCGCAGAAGCGTGCTCGCGAAAAGGCCGAGGCTGTTCGTCGTGTTCGCAAGCTGGCCCGCAAGCGCGCTCAGCGCGAAGGTCTGGTTGCACGCTAA
- a CDS encoding NAD(P)/FAD-dependent oxidoreductase, translating into MTAKPHVIVVGAGIIGASIAWHLTHKGAAVTVVGEELGGVATPCSFAWINASWGNPEFYFHFRRRAMAEWKRLARELPGLPLAWCGGLCWDRPATDLEAYADEHGGWGYGISRLNREESALLEPGLGEYPDFALYIAEEGAVEPVAAARLLLADAEAHGATFVHATVNGLLQSAGRIVGVVTSEGILEADHVVLAAGAGSVPIAASAGITLPLSAPAGLIVHSRSISKRLNGLVMTPQLHMRQTVDGRIIAGSDFGGGDPGEDHQASAAELFARVRAMIMDNADLKLDFFTVGYRPTPADGFPIIGNAGLPGLYVTVMHSGVTLAPLAGLLAAEELLSGKGDEGLMPFRLQRFTNEK; encoded by the coding sequence ATGACAGCGAAACCGCATGTGATCGTCGTCGGTGCCGGCATCATCGGTGCCTCGATCGCCTGGCATCTCACACACAAGGGTGCAGCGGTCACCGTCGTCGGCGAAGAACTCGGAGGCGTGGCGACGCCCTGTTCGTTTGCCTGGATCAATGCAAGCTGGGGCAATCCCGAATTCTATTTCCATTTTCGCCGCAGAGCGATGGCCGAATGGAAGCGGCTGGCACGGGAACTGCCTGGCCTGCCACTCGCCTGGTGCGGCGGCCTCTGCTGGGATAGGCCGGCGACCGATCTCGAAGCCTATGCCGATGAACATGGCGGTTGGGGCTACGGTATCAGCCGGCTAAACCGGGAAGAAAGCGCGCTGCTCGAACCCGGCCTTGGCGAATATCCGGATTTCGCCCTCTATATCGCAGAAGAGGGTGCGGTGGAGCCTGTTGCCGCCGCACGTTTGCTGCTTGCTGATGCCGAAGCGCATGGTGCGACATTCGTTCATGCGACTGTCAATGGTCTGCTGCAGAGTGCCGGACGAATCGTCGGGGTTGTCACGTCGGAAGGCATTCTCGAAGCCGATCATGTCGTGCTGGCCGCAGGTGCAGGCTCAGTTCCGATCGCCGCCTCGGCGGGGATCACATTGCCGCTGTCCGCACCAGCCGGCCTGATCGTGCACTCCCGCTCCATCTCGAAACGCTTGAACGGCCTTGTCATGACACCGCAGCTGCATATGCGCCAGACGGTGGACGGCCGTATCATCGCCGGCTCGGATTTCGGTGGCGGCGATCCTGGAGAAGATCATCAGGCAAGTGCAGCCGAACTCTTCGCACGCGTAAGAGCGATGATCATGGACAATGCCGATCTGAAGCTCGATTTCTTCACGGTCGGCTATCGCCCGACACCGGCTGATGGTTTTCCCATCATCGGCAATGCCGGCCTGCCGGGCCTCTATGTCACGGTGATGCACTCCGGCGTCACGCTTGCTCCGCTTGCGGGCCTGCTTGCTGCCGAAGAGCTTCTGTCAGGCAAGGGTGACGAAGGCCTCATGCCCTTTCGGTTGCAGCGCTTCACCAACGAAAAATAG
- a CDS encoding FecR family protein — protein MFGWRSIWIASICLALSGAWPAFAAEPVGQATLIKTEVTGQGGPIIVNDEVHRNERIRTSQSGLGQFIFHDGTKLAVGWGSSVVIDKYVYDDSDSVKRLSIKAAKGTFRWVSGNSKSSAYQIQTPAGTIGVRGTAFDFYVGPDGTTAVVLLNGAATFCGPGGCRQLQQRCDCVIARPNGNMTDAQPVNRSVLQRLGNQRALPFLSGNQSLTGGLGLLGGCRMASVDPERKDRLRQTPEQRDPDPQPQQQPQKQDAPPTQRPEKPHHDKPHHDRPHHDKPHHDKPERDWHDKHDRHGWKDKHDRDDHHGDHGRPNRHEGFDRPDRHDAPHQDRSHQDRPSTQERSGGENQTAGNDQSAGRDRDRDRSHHRDENRDRGWGGNGNRDWNRNR, from the coding sequence ATGTTTGGTTGGCGTAGCATATGGATCGCGAGCATCTGCTTAGCGCTGTCGGGCGCGTGGCCGGCGTTCGCCGCTGAACCCGTCGGCCAGGCGACTCTCATCAAAACAGAAGTGACGGGACAGGGCGGGCCGATCATCGTCAATGACGAAGTCCACCGCAACGAGCGTATCCGCACCTCCCAATCAGGGCTCGGCCAGTTCATCTTCCACGACGGCACCAAGCTTGCGGTCGGCTGGGGCTCGTCCGTCGTTATCGACAAATATGTCTACGACGATTCCGACTCCGTCAAACGCCTCTCCATCAAGGCGGCCAAGGGCACGTTCCGCTGGGTCAGCGGCAATTCAAAATCCTCCGCCTATCAGATCCAGACGCCCGCCGGCACGATCGGCGTGCGCGGTACCGCTTTCGATTTCTATGTCGGTCCTGATGGTACGACTGCCGTGGTGCTGTTGAACGGCGCGGCGACCTTCTGCGGCCCTGGCGGCTGTCGGCAATTGCAGCAGCGTTGCGATTGCGTCATTGCGCGGCCGAACGGCAACATGACGGATGCTCAGCCTGTCAACCGCAGTGTGCTGCAGAGGCTGGGCAACCAGCGCGCCCTTCCCTTCCTCTCCGGCAATCAGAGTTTAACGGGCGGCCTCGGCCTGCTTGGCGGCTGCCGGATGGCCTCGGTTGACCCTGAACGCAAAGACCGGCTTCGCCAGACACCGGAGCAGCGAGATCCGGATCCACAGCCCCAGCAGCAACCACAGAAGCAGGATGCTCCGCCGACACAGCGGCCGGAAAAACCGCATCACGACAAGCCGCATCATGACAGGCCCCACCATGATAAGCCCCACCACGATAAGCCGGAGCGCGACTGGCATGATAAACACGACAGGCATGGCTGGAAGGACAAGCACGATAGAGACGATCACCATGGCGACCATGGAAGACCGAACCGGCACGAAGGGTTCGATCGCCCGGACAGGCACGACGCACCTCACCAGGATCGCAGCCATCAGGACAGACCGAGCACGCAGGAAAGAAGCGGAGGCGAAAACCAGACTGCCGGCAACGACCAGAGCGCGGGAAGAGATCGGGATCGTGACCGTAGCCACCATCGGGATGAGAACCGGGATCGTGGCTGGGGCGGAAACGGAAACCGGGACTGGAACCGCAACCGCTGA
- a CDS encoding tetratricopeptide repeat protein, with translation MAVITFNPSRSLRSHKSVAFASLALAAALGLAGCETTNTSDAVIRIDKAQGSQENIASLTAVINANPRDPEGYNVRGSAYGRAGEFRKALDDFNTALQINPRFFQAYANRALVYRNMGQQPQAIADYNAALQINPSYDVAYIGRGNVYRMAGQDDQAFNDFSRAIQLGTTDGRAYHNRGLIYQKRNQQDKAIDDFSKAISLSPNSPEPYNGRGISYIALNDNDNAFADFNHAIELNGNLAESWANQALVYERRGEKDKAIRSYRHAVGLDPKYQPARDGLARVGGTTG, from the coding sequence ATGGCTGTCATAACGTTCAATCCGTCCCGCTCGTTGCGTTCGCATAAATCGGTCGCATTCGCCTCGCTGGCACTTGCCGCGGCGCTCGGCCTTGCCGGTTGCGAAACGACCAACACGTCGGATGCTGTGATCCGCATCGACAAGGCGCAGGGCTCACAGGAAAACATCGCGTCGCTCACGGCCGTCATCAACGCCAATCCACGCGATCCAGAAGGCTACAATGTTCGCGGTTCCGCCTATGGCCGCGCCGGCGAATTCCGCAAAGCGCTCGACGACTTCAACACCGCGCTGCAGATCAACCCGCGCTTCTTCCAGGCCTATGCCAACCGCGCGCTTGTATACCGCAACATGGGTCAGCAGCCGCAGGCGATCGCCGATTACAATGCTGCCCTGCAGATCAATCCGAGCTATGACGTCGCCTATATCGGCCGCGGGAATGTCTACCGCATGGCCGGCCAGGATGATCAGGCCTTCAATGATTTCTCCCGCGCCATCCAGCTCGGCACCACCGATGGCCGCGCCTATCACAATCGCGGCCTGATCTACCAGAAGCGTAACCAGCAGGATAAGGCGATCGACGACTTCTCGAAGGCGATCTCGCTCTCGCCGAACTCGCCCGAGCCCTATAATGGCCGCGGCATTTCCTATATCGCGCTGAACGATAACGACAACGCCTTCGCCGACTTCAACCACGCGATCGAGCTCAACGGCAACCTCGCCGAATCCTGGGCAAACCAGGCTCTCGTCTACGAGCGCCGCGGCGAAAAGGACAAGGCAATCCGCTCCTATCGCCACGCTGTCGGTCTCGATCCGAAATACCAGCCGGCCCGGGATGGACTTGCCCGCGTCGGCGGCACCACGGGCTGA
- a CDS encoding CHASE2 domain-containing protein produces MTRLQQIGVLIGLVIVAALTMFRASDPPVLKQVRDVTFDEYQRLVPRSFEAMPVRVVDIDEASLRAFGQWPWPRDRLAMLVQRLSDMGAAAIAFDVIFAEPDRMSPRNVIQEVEGVDPSLAAQLPDNDEIFAQSIEGKPVVLGFGLSNEGNYKPPVKAGFAFTGESPLSAPPHLGASTPLRPGLEANAAGLGHVSLNPGSPSSVVRAVPLFLSDGEQFYPNLAIEALRVAQGASTYVLAGAPDRAGIITSAKIGDFIVPLTAAGEIWLYVTPNRAERYVSAGKVLAAGGVAPDVAAQIDGSIIFIGTSAVGLQDIRTTALGENVPGVSLQAQTVEQILSGRYLSRPDWADGLEILSIAVLGSLLVIITTFVSPAVALICGLAITAMALAASWFSFLYAGLLFDPLAPIISGSITHFAATSFRILVIDRERREVRRAFGHYLSPSLLHRIEHTPDALKLGGDERELTMMFVDVRNFTEISERLTPTAVVQFLNTLLDALSRHVVGNEGTLDKFIGDSIMAFWNAPVDVSDHAAKALRAALAMRETLAELNARDAFGFGSAQQVRIGIGIHTGLACVGNMGAKTRFNYSAVGDAVNVAARIESCCKDVGFDILISDSTARAQSGAALLEAGAIPLKGKSSRTQIFAVIGDEKVAVSPEFGALHLAHEEVIGALRERSRNSRKLIGAAKLAGVQVLAGLTEFYERISARNDHFREDIGLPEQQAVE; encoded by the coding sequence ATGACGCGTTTGCAGCAGATCGGTGTCCTGATCGGCCTCGTCATCGTAGCTGCGCTCACGATGTTCCGGGCAAGCGATCCGCCGGTGCTCAAGCAGGTCCGCGACGTTACCTTCGACGAATATCAGCGCCTTGTGCCGCGCAGCTTTGAGGCCATGCCGGTCAGAGTCGTCGATATCGACGAGGCTTCCCTGCGAGCGTTTGGCCAGTGGCCTTGGCCTCGCGACAGGCTGGCAATGCTGGTCCAGCGTCTCTCGGATATGGGAGCGGCGGCCATCGCCTTCGACGTTATCTTTGCCGAGCCCGACCGGATGTCGCCGCGCAATGTCATCCAGGAGGTGGAGGGCGTCGATCCGTCGCTTGCGGCGCAGTTGCCTGACAATGATGAGATATTCGCGCAGTCGATAGAAGGAAAGCCTGTCGTTCTTGGCTTCGGGCTTTCCAACGAAGGCAATTATAAGCCGCCGGTAAAGGCCGGCTTTGCCTTTACCGGTGAAAGTCCACTGTCGGCACCTCCGCATCTTGGCGCTTCGACACCGCTCCGGCCGGGGCTGGAGGCGAATGCTGCGGGGCTTGGCCACGTCAGTCTCAATCCCGGCAGCCCTTCATCGGTCGTGCGCGCCGTGCCGCTGTTCCTCAGTGACGGCGAGCAGTTTTATCCCAATCTTGCGATCGAAGCGTTGCGGGTCGCGCAGGGCGCCTCGACCTATGTGCTGGCCGGCGCGCCCGACCGGGCAGGGATTATCACCTCGGCGAAGATCGGCGATTTCATCGTTCCGCTGACGGCTGCCGGAGAGATCTGGCTTTATGTGACGCCGAACCGGGCAGAGCGTTATGTCTCAGCCGGAAAGGTCCTCGCTGCCGGCGGAGTGGCCCCCGATGTCGCGGCCCAAATCGACGGCAGCATCATCTTCATCGGCACCTCGGCTGTCGGGCTGCAGGACATTCGCACCACCGCGCTTGGAGAAAATGTGCCGGGTGTTTCGCTGCAGGCGCAGACTGTCGAGCAGATCCTTTCGGGCCGCTACCTGTCACGGCCGGACTGGGCCGACGGGCTGGAGATCCTGTCTATCGCGGTGCTCGGCTCCCTGCTCGTCATCATAACGACCTTCGTCAGTCCGGCCGTAGCGCTGATCTGCGGCCTGGCGATCACCGCGATGGCGCTTGCTGCTTCGTGGTTCAGCTTTCTTTATGCCGGTCTGCTGTTCGACCCTCTGGCGCCTATTATCAGCGGCTCCATCACGCATTTTGCGGCAACATCGTTCCGCATCCTCGTCATCGACAGGGAGCGGCGGGAGGTGCGGCGCGCCTTCGGCCATTACCTCTCGCCCTCGCTGCTCCACAGGATCGAGCATACGCCTGATGCTCTGAAGCTTGGCGGGGACGAGCGCGAGCTCACCATGATGTTCGTCGATGTGCGCAATTTCACAGAGATCAGTGAAAGGTTGACGCCGACCGCCGTCGTCCAGTTTCTCAATACGCTGCTCGATGCGCTGAGCCGTCATGTTGTCGGGAATGAGGGAACGCTCGACAAGTTCATCGGCGATTCCATTATGGCATTCTGGAATGCACCGGTCGATGTTTCGGATCATGCGGCAAAGGCGCTGCGAGCGGCGCTCGCCATGCGGGAGACGCTAGCCGAGCTCAATGCCCGTGACGCTTTCGGTTTCGGCAGCGCTCAGCAGGTGAGGATCGGCATCGGCATCCATACCGGTCTGGCCTGTGTCGGCAACATGGGTGCGAAGACACGCTTCAACTATTCGGCGGTGGGCGACGCAGTGAATGTGGCGGCGCGCATCGAATCCTGCTGCAAGGACGTTGGTTTTGATATCCTGATTTCCGACAGCACGGCACGGGCGCAAAGCGGGGCGGCGCTCTTGGAGGCAGGAGCTATTCCGCTCAAAGGAAAGAGCAGCCGGACGCAGATCTTTGCTGTGATCGGCGATGAGAAGGTCGCTGTCTCGCCGGAATTCGGCGCGCTGCATCTCGCCCACGAGGAGGTAATAGGCGCCTTACGCGAGCGCTCAAGGAACAGCCGCAAGCTGATCGGCGCGGCAAAACTCGCCGGCGTACAGGTCCTGGCCGGCCTCACGGAATTCTACGAGCGGATATCGGCCAGGAACGACCATTTTCGGGAGGATATCGGCCTGCCGGAACAACAGGCCGTCGAATAG
- a CDS encoding adenylate/guanylate cyclase domain-containing protein, producing the protein MADPQGATTARTAENSTSAARRSSYWLIAVVLAMLAGLPLAVWLDISDLSENALRRQARDMSSLVTSIRSYYSANVVGRVLAAHQAGDVSGTVVSHNYANIPGAIPLPATLSLELGDVIREQQANITYRFLSDLPFKNRAPHGLDNFETASLASLRANSSQTLTDLTRVGFTDTLRLITPVIMGQACVACHNTHPESPKKDWKVGDVRGIQEVIIRQPYASNVLAFKYLLCYFFFVAIIGISFIVLQRQQTRVIHSANRDLEAANEFLASVSLKISRYLSPQIYKSIFSGQKDVVVHTERKRLTIFFSDIKDFTATTERLQPEALTEMLNEYLTEMSTIALKHGGTVDKFIGDAMLVFFGDPETKGAEEDAKACLRMAVDMQRRLGELKERWRRNGTEEPFVVRMGINSGYCNVGNFGSSDRMDYTIIGAEANLAARLQSIAQGGEIVVSYETYALVKDIVDAHPLPPITMKGIQREIVPYAVDGLMLGADHKSRVLSEHLAGLDLHLDTARLEPADRARVVAALKEAIAALDETKPEKARS; encoded by the coding sequence ATGGCAGATCCGCAAGGAGCGACCACGGCAAGAACTGCGGAAAATTCAACTTCTGCCGCCCGCAGAAGCAGCTATTGGCTGATCGCCGTCGTTCTGGCGATGCTGGCGGGGCTGCCCCTTGCCGTCTGGCTTGATATCAGCGACCTCTCCGAAAATGCGCTGCGCCGGCAGGCGCGGGACATGAGTTCGCTCGTCACCAGCATACGCTCCTATTATTCAGCGAATGTCGTCGGCAGGGTGCTCGCCGCCCACCAGGCGGGCGATGTCAGCGGTACGGTCGTCTCACACAACTATGCCAATATTCCAGGCGCCATTCCGCTGCCCGCCACGCTTTCGCTGGAACTCGGCGACGTCATCAGGGAGCAGCAAGCCAACATCACCTATCGCTTCCTCTCCGACTTGCCCTTCAAGAATCGCGCGCCTCACGGTCTCGACAATTTCGAAACGGCATCACTCGCATCCTTGCGCGCCAATTCCAGCCAGACACTGACTGATCTCACCCGCGTCGGATTTACCGATACGCTGCGGCTCATCACGCCTGTGATCATGGGCCAGGCTTGTGTCGCTTGCCATAACACGCATCCTGAAAGTCCGAAGAAGGATTGGAAGGTAGGCGATGTGCGCGGCATTCAGGAGGTCATCATCCGCCAACCCTATGCGAGCAACGTTCTCGCCTTCAAATATCTGCTCTGCTATTTCTTCTTCGTCGCCATCATCGGCATCAGCTTCATTGTTCTGCAGCGCCAGCAGACGCGCGTCATCCACAGTGCCAACCGCGACCTCGAAGCGGCCAACGAATTCCTCGCCAGCGTTTCCCTGAAGATTTCCCGCTATCTATCGCCGCAGATCTACAAGAGCATCTTCAGCGGCCAGAAGGATGTGGTCGTCCATACCGAGCGAAAGCGCCTGACGATCTTCTTCTCCGACATCAAGGATTTCACCGCCACCACCGAGCGCCTGCAGCCGGAAGCGCTGACGGAAATGCTGAATGAATATCTGACCGAGATGTCCACGATCGCGCTCAAACATGGCGGCACGGTGGACAAGTTCATCGGCGATGCCATGCTGGTCTTCTTCGGCGATCCGGAAACCAAGGGAGCGGAGGAAGATGCCAAAGCTTGCCTGCGCATGGCAGTCGACATGCAACGCCGGCTCGGCGAATTGAAGGAGAGATGGCGCCGGAACGGCACGGAAGAGCCCTTCGTCGTACGTATGGGAATCAATAGCGGCTATTGCAACGTCGGCAATTTCGGCAGCAGTGACCGCATGGACTATACGATCATCGGTGCCGAAGCGAACCTCGCCGCACGCCTGCAATCAATCGCCCAGGGCGGGGAGATTGTCGTCAGCTATGAAACCTATGCGCTAGTGAAGGATATCGTCGACGCCCATCCTTTGCCACCGATCACCATGAAGGGCATCCAGCGGGAGATTGTACCCTACGCCGTGGACGGGCTGATGCTCGGCGCCGATCACAAGAGCCGCGTTCTCAGCGAACATCTCGCGGGACTGGACCTGCATCTGGACACGGCTCGGCTTGAGCCGGCGGACCGCGCCCGTGTTGTCGCCGCGCTGAAGGAAGCGATCGCTGCTCTGGACGAAACGAAACCCGAGAAGGCGCGCTCCTAG
- a CDS encoding sensor histidine kinase, with protein MRFAVRLFPKASIGTYLIAMAVAIALPIFAFVALLLMQLEDNQRSTLKRETAQDALALSRTIDRQLQDMATTLRLLSSSPELESGDYESFYNRTETALRGDTLYVIAVDRAGQQFLNTRRTFGTPLGKTTNIAALEAAMKSGRIEASDVFMGGTSGMWVYNVTLPRDEDPVAALIITQNANDLAKLVTTEGLASGWSAAVIDQGGHVVASRGPANLQPGEPFDPRILPSLVASSGVFEDSDILPHALLGYAQIPGWSWKTVVWGPIATAQAPILSTWRFLLIGGLVLLLVAVLATYAVARQVRSTIREIADMANRLGEGHIVSPVETSVIEANQVAIALSNASFDRSQSEDRLRFVMHELVHRTKNLLTLVLAMMRQLSKQADSVETFRLAVAHRLEGLVRSIELLTGEQWSGVSLHRVIDIHLQAFPQAREQVEIVGKDFILKPDAVQNLGLALHELATNSVKYGALSMPQGRVRFEWQPAEDNMLRFTWTESGGPLVSPPSRTGFGTTVIKAHAASAFRGKVDVDFRPEGLVWILTALRGTMERE; from the coding sequence ATGAGGTTTGCCGTACGTCTTTTTCCGAAAGCTTCGATCGGAACATATCTCATCGCCATGGCAGTGGCGATTGCACTGCCCATCTTCGCCTTCGTTGCCCTTCTTCTCATGCAGCTGGAAGACAACCAGCGGTCTACGCTCAAGCGCGAAACCGCACAGGATGCACTCGCCCTCTCACGCACCATCGACCGCCAGCTTCAAGATATGGCAACGACGCTGCGGCTGCTGTCCTCCTCGCCGGAGCTGGAGAGCGGCGACTATGAGTCTTTCTACAATCGTACGGAAACAGCACTGCGTGGCGATACGCTCTATGTGATCGCCGTCGACAGAGCCGGGCAGCAATTTCTGAATACCCGTCGCACCTTCGGCACGCCGCTTGGCAAGACGACGAACATCGCGGCCTTGGAAGCCGCGATGAAGTCCGGCCGGATCGAAGCCTCCGATGTCTTCATGGGCGGAACGAGCGGCATGTGGGTCTACAACGTCACCCTACCGCGCGACGAGGATCCTGTCGCCGCATTGATCATCACCCAGAATGCCAACGATCTTGCAAAACTCGTCACGACCGAGGGACTTGCCTCCGGCTGGTCGGCGGCGGTCATCGATCAGGGTGGTCATGTCGTAGCGAGCCGCGGTCCTGCCAATCTGCAGCCCGGCGAACCCTTCGACCCTCGCATCCTGCCTTCGCTCGTCGCATCCAGCGGCGTTTTCGAAGACAGCGATATCCTCCCGCATGCCCTGTTGGGCTATGCGCAAATTCCCGGCTGGTCCTGGAAGACTGTGGTATGGGGCCCGATCGCCACCGCCCAGGCACCGATCCTCAGCACTTGGCGCTTCCTGCTGATCGGCGGCCTCGTGCTGCTGCTCGTTGCCGTGCTTGCCACCTATGCCGTCGCCCGGCAGGTCCGCTCGACAATCCGCGAAATTGCCGACATGGCGAACCGGCTCGGCGAAGGCCATATCGTCTCTCCCGTCGAAACCAGCGTCATTGAGGCCAACCAGGTGGCGATTGCGCTTTCCAATGCCTCTTTCGACCGTAGCCAGAGCGAAGACCGGCTGCGCTTCGTCATGCATGAGCTGGTTCATCGCACCAAGAACCTGCTGACGCTTGTTCTCGCAATGATGCGCCAACTCTCCAAGCAGGCCGACAGCGTCGAGACATTCAGGCTGGCCGTCGCTCACCGCCTTGAGGGGCTCGTGCGCTCGATTGAACTTCTGACGGGCGAGCAATGGTCCGGCGTCTCGCTGCATCGCGTCATCGATATTCATCTCCAGGCCTTTCCACAGGCGCGCGAGCAGGTGGAAATCGTGGGCAAGGATTTCATCCTCAAGCCAGATGCCGTGCAAAATCTCGGCCTGGCGCTGCATGAACTCGCCACCAATTCGGTGAAATACGGGGCGCTCTCCATGCCGCAGGGCCGTGTGCGCTTCGAATGGCAGCCGGCGGAGGACAACATGTTACGGTTCACCTGGACTGAAAGCGGCGGCCCGCTAGTCAGTCCGCCGTCGCGCACCGGTTTCGGCACCACCGTCATCAAGGCACATGCCGCCTCCGCTTTCCGGGGCAAGGTCGATGTCGACTTCCGCCCTGAAGGTCTCGTCTGGATCCTCACCGCCCTGCGTGGGACGATGGAGCGCGAGTAA
- a CDS encoding DUF992 domain-containing protein, with the protein MFKQTMIAAAVLSAAAWASSAAAADYMSLGRLVCGSDGGQGLIVTSEKNLICTYTPASGGPKAVYAGKIEKFGIDIGQTGKSVMIWQVLAKTGTNMPDFALAGEYYGIGADASLGAGGGAKVIAGGTDKAFMLQPLNLQAQEGLNLAVGVEKMTLVPGEI; encoded by the coding sequence ATGTTCAAGCAAACCATGATTGCCGCAGCAGTCCTTTCGGCAGCAGCCTGGGCCAGTTCGGCCGCAGCAGCCGACTATATGTCGCTTGGCCGGCTCGTCTGCGGATCAGATGGCGGCCAGGGACTGATCGTCACTTCAGAGAAGAACCTGATCTGCACCTATACGCCCGCTTCCGGAGGCCCCAAGGCGGTCTATGCCGGCAAGATCGAGAAATTCGGCATCGATATCGGCCAGACCGGCAAGAGCGTGATGATCTGGCAGGTGCTCGCCAAGACCGGCACCAACATGCCAGATTTCGCACTCGCCGGCGAATATTACGGCATCGGCGCTGACGCCAGCCTCGGCGCCGGCGGAGGTGCCAAAGTCATTGCCGGCGGCACGGACAAGGCCTTCATGCTGCAGCCGCTGAACCTGCAGGCCCAGGAAGGTCTCAATCTCGCCGTCGGTGTCGAGAAGATGACGCTGGTGCCGGGCGAAATCTGA
- a CDS encoding NAD(P)(+) transhydrogenase (Re/Si-specific) subunit beta: MTSLAAFLYLVSGVLFILALRGLSHPATSRKGNLYGMIGMGIAILTTLVLATPDFGGFVLIILGLAIGGSAGAYIARTIAMTSMPQLVAGFHSLVGLAAVLVAASALYTPDAFGIGEIGQIHTEARIEMAIGVAIGALTFTGSIIAFLKLDGRMSGKPILLPFRHLINIGLAALIVLFIIGLAVTESHLDFWAVVALSLLLGVLLIVPIGGADMPVVVSMLNSYSGWAAAGIGFTLGNLALIITGALVGSSGAILSYIMCKGMNRSFLSVILGGFGGETAGGAADTSEKIVKLGSAEDAAYLMANASKVIIVPGYGMAVAQAQHALRELADNLKKNGVEVKYAIHPVAGRMPGHMNVLLAEANVSYDEVFELEDINSEFAQADVAYVIGANDVTNPAARDDKSSPIYGMPILDVDKAKTCLFVKRSLGSGYAGIDNTLFYKDGTMMLLGDAKKVTEEINKAIAH; encoded by the coding sequence ATGACCAGTCTTGCAGCCTTCCTCTATCTCGTCTCCGGCGTTCTCTTCATCCTGGCGCTCCGCGGCCTCTCGCATCCGGCCACCAGCCGCAAGGGCAATCTCTACGGCATGATCGGCATGGGGATTGCCATCCTCACGACGCTGGTGCTGGCGACGCCTGACTTCGGCGGCTTCGTTCTCATTATCCTCGGACTCGCCATCGGCGGCAGCGCCGGCGCCTATATTGCGCGCACCATTGCTATGACCTCGATGCCGCAGCTCGTTGCCGGCTTCCATTCGCTGGTTGGTCTCGCCGCGGTTCTGGTCGCGGCATCGGCGCTCTATACGCCTGATGCTTTCGGTATCGGCGAGATCGGCCAGATTCATACGGAAGCACGCATCGAAATGGCGATCGGTGTGGCGATTGGCGCGCTGACCTTCACCGGTTCGATCATCGCCTTCCTGAAGCTCGATGGGCGCATGTCCGGCAAGCCGATCCTTTTACCCTTCCGCCATCTGATCAACATCGGCCTCGCTGCGCTGATCGTGCTTTTCATCATCGGTCTGGCGGTGACTGAGAGCCACCTGGATTTCTGGGCGGTCGTTGCGCTTTCGTTGTTACTCGGCGTGCTGCTGATCGTGCCGATCGGCGGGGCGGATATGCCTGTCGTTGTGTCGATGCTGAATTCCTATTCGGGCTGGGCTGCCGCCGGCATCGGCTTCACGCTCGGCAATCTGGCGCTCATCATTACCGGTGCGCTGGTTGGCTCATCGGGTGCGATCCTATCCTACATCATGTGCAAAGGCATGAACCGCTCTTTCCTCTCCGTCATCCTCGGCGGCTTCGGCGGCGAGACGGCAGGCGGTGCGGCGGATACGTCGGAGAAGATCGTCAAGCTCGGTTCGGCCGAGGATGCGGCGTATCTGATGGCGAATGCCTCCAAGGTCATCATCGTACCAGGCTACGGCATGGCGGTGGCGCAGGCACAGCATGCGTTGCGCGAGCTTGCCGACAATCTCAAGAAGAACGGCGTGGAGGTAAAATATGCCATCCATCCGGTTGCCGGCCGCATGCCGGGTCATATGAACGTGCTGCTTGCCGAGGCCAATGTATCCTATGACGAAGTTTTCGAGCTTGAGGACATCAACTCCGAATTCGCTCAGGCCGATGTCGCCTATGTCATCGGTGCCAATGACGTCACTAATCCGGCTGCGCGCGACGACAAGTCCTCGCCGATCTACGGCATGCCGATCCTTGACGTCGACAAGGCCAAAACCTGCCTCTTCGTCAAGCGTTCGCTCGGCTCGGGTTACGCCGGCATCGACAACACGCTGTTCTACAAGGACGGCACGATGATGCTGCTCGGGGACGCCAAGAAGGTGACCGAAGAGATCAACAAGGCAATCGCCCACTAA